The proteins below are encoded in one region of Sebastes fasciatus isolate fSebFas1 chromosome 16, fSebFas1.pri, whole genome shotgun sequence:
- the hrh2b gene encoding histamine receptor H2b: MISTALRWLVLVSFIILTIGGNVLVCLAVGLSRRLWRIANCFVVSLAVTDLLLGLLVLPLSATVELRSGNWPLGGSLCNIYISLDVMLCASSILTLMAISVDRYLAISAPLSYSRRVTPLRVTLALIAIWALSLAVSFVPIHLGLNTADYRVQHLDWGMEDDDKEGHYCQFEWNNNYVLVYAFGSFYLPLLLMCGMYLCIFRVAREQVRRIRAATPSFARAASTAAIAREHKATVTLAAVLGAFIICWFPYFTFFSCMGIRKKTNPPNTLNSVILWLGYFNSALNPILYPAFNRDFRRAYGELLRCRWPCRRKLQLSAHKRLTFTNGEKVSQQSGKHIDTVNKETEGKSLTLHERNGVPDEPR, encoded by the exons ATGATCTCCACAGCTCTCCGCTGGCTGGTCCTGGTGTCTTTTATCATTCTGACCATCGGAGGGAACGTGCTGGTGTGCTTGGCCGTGGGGCTCAGCCGCCGACTGTGGCGCATCGCTAACTGCTTCGTGGTGTCCCTGGCCGTGACAGATCTTCTGCTCGGCCTGCTGGTGCTGCCCTTATCTGCCACCGTGGAGCTCCGCAGCGGAAACTGGCCCCTCGGAGGATCCCTGTGTAACATCTACATCTCGCTGGACGTCATGCTGTGCGCATCCTCCATCCTGACCCTGATGGCCATCAGCGTGGACCGATACCTGGCCATTTCAGCTCCCCTCAGCTACTCCCGGAGAGTCACCCCTCTGAGGGTGACGCTGGCCCTGATCGCCATCTGGGCCTTGTCACTGGCCGTGTCCTTTGTGCCCATCCACCTGGGCTTGAACACGGCGGACTACAGAGTGCAGCACTTGGACTGGGGCATGGAGGATGACGACAAGGAGGGACACTACTGCCAGTTTGAATGGAATAACAACTATGTTCTCGTTTATGCCTTTGGCTCATTTTACCTGCCTCTGCTGCTCATGTGTGGGATGTATCTTTGCATATTCAGAGTGGCACGAGAACAG GTGCGGCGTATCCGTGCTGCCACTCCATCGTTTGCACGTGCAGCATCGACTGCAGCTATAGCCCGAGAGCACAAAGCCACGGTGACCCTGGCAGCCGTGCTGGGGGCCTTCATCATCTGCTGGTTCCCCTACTTCACCTTCTTCTCCTGCATGGGCATAAGGAAAAAGACAAACCCCCCTAACACACTTAACTCTGTGATCCTGTGGCTGGGCTACTTTAACTCGGCACTCAACCCCATCCTGTATCCGGCCTTCAACAGGGATTTCCGCAGGGCCTACGGAGAGCTGCTTCGCTGCAGATGGCCGTGTCGCAGAAAACTGCAGCTGTCTGCGCATAAACGATTAACCTTTACTAATGGCGAAAAGGTTTCTCAACAGTCTGGGAAACATATAGACACAGTTAATAAAGAAACTGAGGGGAAGAGCCTCACTCTACATGAGAGGAATGGCGTCCCTGATGAGCCAAGGTGA